One window of the Podospora pseudocomata strain CBS 415.72m chromosome 7, whole genome shotgun sequence genome contains the following:
- the PBN1 gene encoding protease B nonderepressible form (EggNog:ENOG503NU5X; COG:S) yields MRERITFVQKEGDSIEPTALKVDGNGLKGPEVKAVREDRLTFALDELPAELKALLEGVTQLHVRWVSPVAYEAVSPLLARLPPGFHLFYTPGSDASINPCPLLTKAFGLDSCSSPSDSFTTLPTDRFTHSTTHQFYQPLPSLKVFAHFARSLLCPPGSPSSCSSRLGSLTAASQLDLSYDTISHTLRLTSLWPYSPQSLSASLLSPTIRTEIGILSQTSPKTLEPHEIGISGLLTVLGQSTTPSPTLFSFPSRHRDSSSSFQAHFLPPTGLHPTLQLSISSPSPPAKSPTEETCRLHGYFTLPKTLFPDRHQLNDPLFLSSKNLTAVRYITPGIDLEAPEYVTSTWGSALLLELAPPHSSSSGNEWTAEIPLHLRYMPPSLTGYQKAEVPYPALFWACTAEEGTKFPGNPFEKDRVGYDGLFGERTVFWHLNPSPADGKLVNTVKVPVLNLEKADWVGTVTGAVVVAGFAWVVIKLLGVVVMGGKKVGEDKKKKQ; encoded by the exons ATGAGGGAAAGAATTACGTTTGTGCAAAAGGAGGGTGACTCGATAGAGCCCACAGCCTTGAAAGTCGACGGCAACGGACTGAAGGGCCCAGAAGTGAAGGCCGTCCGCGAAGACAGGCTGACATTCGCCCTGGATGAGTTGCCTGCCGAACTCAAAGCCTTGTTAGAGGGTGTCACCCAACTACACGTCCGATGGGTCAGTCCCGTCGCATATGAGGCTGTTAGTCCATTACTAGCACGTCTTCCTCCTGGCTTCCACCTGTTCTACACTCCTGGCAGTGATGCATC AATCAACCCctgccccctcctcaccaaagcATTCGGCCTCgactcctgctcctccccctcggactccttcaccaccctcccaaccgACCGCTTCACCCACTCCACAACCCACCAATTCtaccaacccctcccctccctcaaagTCTTCGCCCACTTCGCCAGatccctcctctgcccccCAGGCTCCCCTtcatcctgctcctcccgcCTCGGTTCCCTCACCGCAGCCAGCCAACTTGACCTCTCCTACGATACAATCTCTCACACCCTCCGCctaacctccctctggcCTTACTCCCCCCAATCCCTATCAgcatccctcctctcccccaccatccgcaCCGAAATCGGcatcctctcccaaacctcccccaaaaccctcgAACCCCACGAAATCGGCATCTCAGGCCTCTTGACCGTCCTAGGGcaatcaaccaccccctccccaacattattctccttcccctcccggCACAgggactcctcctcctccttccaagcCCACTTCCTCCCCCCGACAGGcctccacccaaccctccagctatcaatctcctccccttcacccccggCAAAATCCCCTACTGAAGAAACCTGCCGTTTACACGGGTACTTCACCCTTCCCAAAACCCTCTTCCCTGATCGTCACCAGCTCAACGATCCCCTTTTTCTGTCGTCTAAAAACCTGACTGCGGTTCGGTATATCACCCCTGGAATCGACCTCGAAGCACCAGAGTATGTAACCTCCACATGGGGCTctgccctccttctcgagcttgctCCCccccattcttcttcttctggaaaTGAATGGACAGCCGAAATCCCGCTTCATCTACGGTATATGCCTCCCAGTTTAACCGGGTATCAAAAGGCGGAGGTGCCCTACCCGGCATTGTTCTGGGCTTGCacagcggaggaggggacgaAATTCCCGGGCAACCCCTTTGAGAAGGACAGGGTGGGCTatgatgggttgtttggggagaGGACGGTGTTTTGGCATTTGAATCCCTCGCCCGCGGATGGGAAACTGGTAAACACTGTCAAGGTCCCGGTGCTGAACCTGGAGAAGGCAGACTGGGTCGGGACTGTGACcggggccgtggtggtggctgggtttGCGTGGGTGGTGATCAAGTTGCTTGGGGtcgtggtgatgggtgggaagaaggttggtgaggacaagaagaaaaagcagtGA
- the CLA4 gene encoding Protein kinase (COG:T; EggNog:ENOG503NVDQ) — MAMHNSVYANGQFMNPGPAPKPPSEKPRLGLMPNVNLPGSMSSMSLNSPVPSNYSGSTIALPISRQGSNTMEGAGGLAIIKQGPVGLPSKNPFQQWKQRYLILRKDILDFHKNENGKQLYKIQLSDVVSVGRVEDDNGDPVFEIKRHLTNQYVGPPGDDDGNGMRSLRVCVKSDDDLYEWIDCIYARCPGGVSNPTNFSHAVHVGFNPHTGQFTGLPEEWTRLLNSSAITKEDVERNPQAVFEVLDFYSDLAKRAENPEEYPTPIQQTPSPNMMQNDQFGYPSSGSSIAPPRQTKPIQPQRSPASYSTTPNAQMRPNEPQQPPMQQLQNVSPNYISADRMREEQRYRELERQREQLREREEQARREQEAYNASLPKTKVPLAQQEIGGGYGAPPATDRFNPSRAAPKAPGQGQALKSQRPAPPPPSSSASRPPMQQQPSSGQIPSGQQRLPPRPDQAQPSRYQNGSAAATRQPQPQPQASRLPAPVKPLNVAKPNNDAVKAAEAALTAKPPATERKQDVRMSTMSENEVMAKLREVVSNHDPNQLYSKQKKIGQGASGSVYVAKIISQRPGAPQVSQLKARGGSDRVAIKQMDLAHQPRKELIVNEILVMKENKHANIVNYLDAFLMDNDKELWVVMEYMEGGALTDVIENNPVITEEQISTICLETCQGLDHLHAQNIIHRDIKSDNVLLDARGNVKITDFGFCAKLTETKSKRATMVGTPYWMAPEVVKQKEYGPKVDIWSLGIMAIEMIESEPPYLNEEPLKALYLIATNGTPRLKKPEKLSKELKAFLSVCLCVDVKSRASAQELLNHDFLKHGCPLASLSELLAFKRVAK; from the exons atggcgATGCACAACAG TGTTTACGCGAACGGGCAGTTCATGAACCCAGGGCCTGCCCCCAAACCTCCGTCAGAGAAGCCTCGCCTGGGCCTGATGCCGAATGTCAACCTCCCTGGGTCTATGAGTTCCATGAGCCTGAACTCCCCCGTCCCGAGCAACTACAGCGGATCGACCATagccctccccatctcccgaCAAGGATCCAACACCATGGAAGGCGCCGGAGGactcgccatcatcaagcaGGGCCCTGTTGGCCTTCCCAGCAAGAACCCTTTCCAGCAGTGGAAGCAGCGATACCTGATCCTGCGCAAGGACATTCTGGACTTCCACAAGAACGAGAACGGCAAGCAGCTCTACAAGATTCAACTATCCGATGTTGTAAGTGTTGGCCGAGTCGAAGACGACAACGGCGACCCCGTCTTTGAGATCAAGCGGCACTTGACCAACCAGTACGTCGGGCCGCCAGGCGACGACGATGGAAATGGCATGAGATCACTGCGTGTCTGCGTCAAGAGTGACGATGATTTGTACGAATGGATCGACTGCATCTACGCCCGCTGCCCTGGCGGCGTCAGCAACCCTACCAACTTCTCACACGCCGTACACGTCGGCTTCAACCCTCACACCGGCCAGTTCACCGGGCTTCCGGAAGAATGGACCCGACTACTCAACTCgtcagccatcaccaaggaggatgtcgagaGAAACCCCCAGGCCGTGTTTGAGGTCCTCGACTTCTACTCCGACTTGGCCAAGCGCGCCGAGAACCCCGAGGAGTACCCTACACCCATCCAACAGACGCCCTCCCCGAACATGATGCAGAATGATCAGTTTGGCTATCCCAGCAGCGGGAGCTCGATCGCGCCGCCGAGACAGACCAAGCCCATCCAACCACAGCGTAGCCCCGCATCCTACTCGACGACCCCGAACGCGCAAATGCGACCGAACGAGCCGCAGCAACCCCCCATGCAGCAGCTCCAGAACGTGTCACCAAATTACATCTCGGCCGATCGCATGCGGGAAGAACAACGATACAGAGAATTGGAACGACAACGAGAACAGTTGAGAGAAAGGGAGGAACAGGCTCGCCGGGAGCAGGAGGCTTATAATGCGTCGCTTCCCAAGACCAAGGTTCCTCTGGCGCAGCAAGAAATCGGTGGCGGCTACGGCGCGCCACCGGCCACCGATAGATTCAACCCATCCCGGGCTGCCCCCAAGGCTCCAGGACAGGGACAGGCCCTCAAGTCACAGAGACCAGCcccgcctccaccaagcAGCTCTGCTTCTCGCCCTCCCatgcaacagcagcccagCTCTGGCCAAATCCCGTCCGGCCAACAAAGATTACCACCACGGCCTGATCAGGCTCAACCTTCGCGGTACCAGAATGGCTCGGCGGCTGCCACACggcaaccacaacctcaacctcaggcTTCTCGCCTGCCCGCCCCCGTGAAGCCCCTGAATGTTGCCAAGCCAAACAATGATGCcgtcaaggctgccgaggccgCCCTGACAGCTAAGCCTCCCGCGACAGAGCGCAAGCAGGATGTTCGCATGTCGACCATGTCTGAGAATGAGGTTATGGCCAAGTTGAGGGAAGTTGTGTCCAACCACGATCCCAACCAGCTGTATTCCAAGCAAAAGAAGATTGGCCAGGGTGCGTCCGGGTCCGTCTACGTGGCCAAGATCATCTCGCAACGACCAGGCGCTCCGCAGGTGTCGCAGCTCAAGGCCCGCGGCGGTAGCGACCGTGTCGCTATCAAGCAGATGGATCTGGCTCACCAGCCCCGCAAGGAGTTGATTGTGAACGAGATTCTGGTCATGAAGGAGAACAAGCACGCCAACATTGTCAACTACCTGGATGCCTTCCTTATGGATAACGACAAGGAGCtctgggtggtgatggagtaCATGGAGGGTGGTGCGTTGACGGATGTTATTGAGAACAACCCTGTTATTACGGAGGAGCAGATTTCTACCATCTGCCTTGAG ACATGCCAAGGTTTGGATCATTTGCATGCTCAAAACATCATTCACCGCGACATCAAGTCTGACAATGTCCTTTTGGACGCTCGGGGTAACGTCAAGATTa CTGATTTCGGCTTCTGCGCCAAGCTCACCGAGACCAAGTCCAAGCGAGCGACCATGGTCGGGACGCCTTACTGGATGGCgcccgaggtggtgaagcAAAAGGAGTACGGGCCCAAGGTGGATATTTGGTCGCTGGGCATCATGGCGATTGAAATGATTGAGAGCGAGCCGCCTTATCTGAACGAGGAGCCGCTCAAGGCGCTGTATCTGATTGCGACGAACGGGACgccgaggctgaagaagccaGAGAAGCTGagcaaggagctcaaggcctTCCTGTCGGTGTGCCTGTGTGTTGACGTCAAGAGCAGGGCGTCGGCGCAGGAGCTGCTGAATCATGACTTTTTGAAGCATGGGTGCCCGCTGGCGAGTCTGAGCGAGCTGTTGGCCTTTAAGAGGGTGGCGAAATGA
- a CDS encoding hypothetical protein (EggNog:ENOG503P96V; COG:K) has protein sequence MEPTPEFIRIRSRQPVNERDQSSLSISSSSDSAYGSSSESCSPATHDISRVSYHVKHLESFAQALEDSASRAFPNRGPTQRYTKVHALMLHWKSDDLFVLPELEDLEKCFRDHYCFETDIFSIPSENSHLELMLRIGDMVKQYESEQTLFVVYYGGHARIDESRQSTWCANRRHDSPWLQWSAIQTLLERSISDVLILLDCCAGAASATFPTGQSITETISASSWDAIAPDPGRYSFTNTLIEVLEEWRGKTFSAAMLHAEVLARLKHPRPILINGKHFEARSTPVHFMMTSNHKAPSIEICRLVPPKPAKSRRGMASSSVPTGRDWHQPFPSSMNDMIPTASEPNEDEPHVMISLALEDDQKLDLNKWEEWLASFPALAKFVKVQGVFKSHSTLLLLSLPVMVWDFLPDDPACSFVAFIRSNNLLREPKESSPEPTPAEASVPATATQEVQPELSREVQPELAQDDAESYSGSTLAQTENMETVRHGASVPNIPANPWTSTHRADSMPLTPYSQVLAPQPSSSSLFTSLRNMGSAISLSGQQQQQQQHPGPASLTSPSHHAPDITRTMILNRSKSSKRSTFSPDEEIPPGHQLAKHVLHRLEEYFHRDPEPNLAVLEHLASHLGVETNDIRIWFHNRREQHRLDTNLQTLRLPSSEPVDPGDEPDMILPGHLNRLLEIYPSKGILLVDLRSSTDFERSHIHNSINLRAPLKFISWASLEMVEDTFVDDQSRRSFSKWSTCRCVVFYDRVIEFPWECPTASALGKKFGEKGWKGRCFVLKGHYREFSASFDRYISGEKMTQEAKEYLDGLRQKGGSLTEEEGRERDGLFEAWLEGWGGKGKGKGSKGNELVPGRKVERLREVEERQGELEREFEGRFPALWRKGLMMGMMRKDSAAVLPGEEGGYSPIAPSVSPPPPFESGGGQQGFKDVEWQKRKGIEEEGEAVFVGPLARGLERMREAGMGLGSQTPSPTSGTPVGDLKGKMMGFDYEYTSGVTEEEYEEIDAVQEGLTPATATGDIKGGGGGVINKVVKKRGVVREWLRGGTGNK, from the exons atgGAGCCCACGCCAGAGTTTATAAGGATTCGCTCGAGACAGCCCGTCAATGAACGGGATCAGAGCAGCCTGAGTATAAGCAGCAGCTCTGATTCTGCT TATGGTTCATCGAGCGAGAGTTGCTCCCCAGCGACACATGATATCAGCCGAGTTAGCTACCATGTCAAGCACCTCGAGAGCTTTGCCCAGGCTTTGGAAGAT TCAGCGAGCAGGGCATTCCCAAACCGAGGCCCTACCCAGCGATACACCAAGGTCCACGCCCTGATGCTTCACTGGAAGAGCGAtgatttgtttgttttgccAGAgttggaggacttggagaAGTGCTTCCGGGATCACTACTGCTTCGAGACCGACATCTTTTCGATTCCGTCTGAGAACTCTCACCTGGAGTTGATGCTCAGGATTGGCGACATGGTCAAACAATACGAATCCGAACAGACACTATTCGTGGTCTACTATGGAGGTCATGCCAGGATAGACGAGTCACGGCAGAGCACCTGGTGCGC TAATCGCCGTCATGATTCACCGTGGCTACAATGGTCTGCCATCCAAACTCTCCTCGAAAGATCAATATCAGATGTGTTGATTCTTCTCGACTGTTGTGCCGGAGCAGCCAGTGCCACATTCCCAACAGGCCAAAGCATCACCGAGACCATCTCCGCTTCGAGTTGGGACGCCATCGCCCCTGATCCGGGAAGATATTCtttcaccaacaccttgatcGAGGTTCTTGAAGAGTGGAGAGGAAAGACATTCTCGGCCGCGATGCTGCACGCCGAGGTCCTTGCTCGTTTGAAGCATCCACGTCCCATCTTGATCAACGGCAAACACTTCGAGGCGAGATCAACACCAGTTCACTTCATGATGACGTCGAACCACAAAGCACCCAGCATCGAGATATGCCGACTGGTGCCACCAAAACCTGCCAAGTCCCGTCGTGGCATGGCATCGAGCTCAGTCCCAACGGGTCGGGACTGGCACCAGCCATTCCCATCCTCGATGAATGACATGATTCCGACGGCCTCGGAGCCGAATGAGGACGAGCCTCACGTGATGATTTCCCTGGCTCTGGAGGATGACCAGAAGCTGGATTTGAAtaagtgggaggagtggcTGGCAAGCTTTCCTGCGCTGGCGAAGTTTGTCAAGGTGCAAGGCGTCTTCAAGAGCCATTCGACACTTTTGTTGCTATCACTaccggtgatggtgtgggaTTTTCTTCCTGACGATCCAGCATGCTCATTTGTAGCATTCATTCGGTCAAACAACCTGTTGCGAGAACCAAAAGAGAGTAGTCCCGAGCCAACACCAGCTGAAGCAAGCGTCCCTGCCACCGCGACGCAGGAAGTACAGCCAGAGCTCAGCCGTGAAGTCCAACCAGAGCTCGCCCAGGACGATGCCGAATCCTATTCCGGATCTACCCTCGCCCAGACCGAAAACATGGAAACCGTCCGCCACGGGGCCAGCGTACCAAACATCCCCGCAAACCCCTGGACATCAACCCACCGAGCCGATTCCATGCCCTTAACCCCCTACTCCCAAGTCCTCGCCCCTCagccctcctccagcagcttATTCACCTCCCTAAGAAACATGGGCTCAGCCATATCCCTCTcaggccaacaacaacaacaacaacaacaccccggCCCagcctccctcacctccccctcccatcacgCCCCCGACATAACCAGAACAATGATCCTCAACcgctccaaatcctccaaacGCTCCACTTTTTCGCCGGACGAAGAAATCCCCCCAGGCCACCAACTAGCCAAACACGTCCTCCATCGCTTAGAAGAATACTTCCACCGCGACCCCGAACCAAACCTAGCAGTCCTCGAGCATTTGGCCTCCCATTTGGGGGTGGAAACAAACGACATCAGGATCTGGTTCCACAACCGCAGGGAACAGCACCGGCTGGACACCAACCTCCAGACCTTGCGCCTCCCCTCCAGCGAACCAGTCGACCCGGGTGACGAGCCAGACATGATACTCCCGGGCCATCTGAACCGCCTCTTGGAGATTTACCCCTCCAAGGGGATCTTGTTGGTTGACCTGCGCTCCAGCACTGATTTCGAACGGTCCCACATCCACAACTCCATCAATTTACGAGCCCCACTCAAGTTTATCAGTTGGGCAAGCCTGGAGATGGTAGAAGACACCTTTGTGGACGACCAATCACGACGGTCGTTCTCCAAGTGGTCGACCTGCCGCTGCGTGGTCTTTTACGACCGCGTGATAGAGTTTCCATGGGAGTGCCCGACTGCCTCGGCGCTAGGCAAAAAATTCggggaaaaggggtggaagggaaggTGTTTTGTGCTCAAGGGTCATTACAGGGAGTTTTCGGCCAGTTTCGATAGGTACATCTCGGGAGAAAAGATGACGCAAGAAGCGAAGGAGTATCTGGATGGGTTGAGGCAGAAAGGGGGGAGTTtgactgaggaggagggcagggagagggatgggttgtttgaggcctggttggaggggtggggggggaaggggaaggggaaggggagtaAGGGGAATGAGCTGGTGCCTGGGAGGAAGGTGGAACGACtcagggaggtggaggagaggcagggggagttggagagggagtttgaggggcGGTTTCCGGCGctgtggaggaaggggttgatgatggggatgatgaggaaggattctgctgctgtgctaccgggggaggagggagggtaCTCCCCCATCGCGCCGAGTGTGagtccgcctccgccgtTTGAGTCGGGAGGAGGACAACAGGGGTTCAAGGATGTGGAGTGGCAGAAGAGGAAAGggatcgaggaggaaggggaggcggTGTTTGTGGGGCCgttggcgagggggttggagaggatgagggaggcggggatggggttggggagtcAGACTCCTTCTCCGACCAGCGGGACTCCTGTCGGGGATCTGAAGGGGAAAATGATGGGGTTTGACTATGAGTATACCTCTGGAGTCACCGAGGAAGAATACGAGGAGATTGATGCTGTTCAAGAGGGCCTCACTCCCGCCACTGCCACGGGCGACATcaaaggtggaggaggaggagtaatAAACAAGGTGGTCAAGAAacgaggggtggtgagggagtggttgaggggtgggACGGGGAATAAGTAG
- a CDS encoding hypothetical protein (COG:A; EggNog:ENOG503NVAJ), with product MSTSRPGEHLTIGYPPQTVSAQNRSNSPTSTSPNDPQSAGSTLRSPYGLSPGLTPTSKMPGASRSGAGSPNHEMAASGRLFSKRAREIQAQEGIPGIPVNPWGGPPTSGNSTPLRENIPESPTDGFPDFAQLPTPQELPSTRRARAGTVPSRFSPGGAGNGLLAIPSLASKTSRPSPSQTPFKSPSPGIESSGNDISNASALLSRLRAGSMPQRSPFTHVPGTSSPFGPSIFSSWNPTGTGRDRGNTLASIASVPSNGPSSPAQSHFSREGNAESDVHMRTLDYLGLAETPQPARAQIATPTYVPNYADFSKAANRFRSYSVNNKDRYADEDEDDYDDPVMMMENQYLQIQDQLAATNAAIQQHNLAVQAFANQAARPRARTAGVLDTPASRVLRNYYPTPSRLDESITASDIRVSGDKEYDDLPQAVAGLSLGRSNSRNNGLLSAEEQGLEGPTSALWLGSIPTSTTTSTLTEMFKSYGPILSARVLTHKNCGFVNFERVDSAISAKNTMNGKEIFPGAGPIRINFAKPPSASNTPGHDGAMPSPSPDPFSKGQDNAQGMGTGAPGDSSPAALVGTATPTVPPLAEMTGDILKIVVQFGATEEDKYNISASLQRAIQYGEFVDEIPPIKEPAHTRIHDAPKLRDIRKRIDNQALSQAEIESIAVDMLPEIAELSSDYLGNTVVQKLFEHCSDDVRDQMLAEIAPHMAEIGVHKNGTWAAQKIIEVCKTPHQMNLIVQHLRPYTIPLFLDQYGNYVLQGCLKFGSPHNDFIFETMLSRMWEAAQGRYGARAMRACLESHHATKDQQRLLAAAIALHSVQLATNANGALLLTWFLDTCTFPQRRTVLSPQLVPYLVNLCTHKVAYLTVLKVINQKAEGDARDTVLKALFFTPNDQVLEAILSDHACGATLIFKVLTTPFFDETIRSQVVETVKNVLIRIKAQPGQGYKRLMDEVGLSTRSGGGGGNSASRDHSNDNRQRPGSRQTPGNAQHHQQPQQAQQAQQQQQQGGQYNGNAAPQYYNHLNAPAGVPGYDMAYGVPRGEGVDAGLTQQFPTFQQGAMYNAPNTPMAPASIQQMQYQQAMMRGGPPMSNYYSAAVPAGFNGYQDQYRNTGSPIQPPSAQLSNVPGQAPFPPAPGFGMNMSYGYGGQGQMPPNMGYMPPQEQGNNSRRGRR from the exons ATGTCGACTTCAAGACCAGGCGAGCATCTGACCATTGGCTACCCGCCACAGACCGTGTCCGCTCAGAACCGctccaactccccaacaagcacctcccccaacgaCCCCCAGTCCGCCGGCAGCACCCTGAGGTCTCCATATGGTCTTTCTCCAGGTCTGACGCCCACCTCCAAGATGCCGGGTGCTTCGCGCTCTGGTGCCGGTTCTCCGAACCACGAGATGGCGGCGTCTGGCCGTTTGTTCTCCAAGCG GGCCCGAGAAAtccaagctcaagaaggcATCCCGGGAATCCCGGTGAATCCCTGGGGCGGACCTCCGACTAGCGGCAACTCGACTCCTCTTCGTGAAAACATCCCCGAGTCGCCGACCGATGGCTTCCCCGACTTCGCACAGCTACCCACACCACAGGAGCTTCCCTCAACACGCCGTGCTCGTGCCGGCACCGTTCCGTCTCGCTTCTCCCCGGGTGGGGCCGGCAATGGATTGCTTGCCATCCCGTCTCTGGCTTCTAAGACGTCTCGTCCAAGCCCCTCTCAGACGCCGTTCAAGTCTCCATCACCGGGCATCGAGTCATCCGGCAACGATATTTCCAATGCTTCGGCACTTCTCTCGAGGCTGAGGGCTGGCTCCATGCCACAAAGAAGCCCGTTCACCCACGTGCCTGGCACCAGCTCTCCGTTTGGTCCGTCTATCTTCAGCAGCTGGAACCCCACCGGGACAGGGCGCGACAGAGGCAACACACTGGCCAGCATTGCCAGTGTTCCTTCCAACGGGCCTAGTTCTCCCGCGCAGTCTCACTTTTCCCGAGAGGGCAATGCTGAGAGTGATGTTCATATGAGAACGCTGGACTACCTTGGTCTTGCGGAAACACCTCAGCCCGCACGAGCTCAGATTGCTACTCCGACATATGTTCCCAACTATGCCGATTTCTCCAAGGCCGCCAACCGTTTCCGGTCTTACTCGGTCAACAACAAGGACAGGTATgcggacgaggatgaggatgattaTGACGACCCggtcatgatgatggagaacCAGTATCTGCAGATTCAGGATCAGCTCGCTGCCACCAATGCTGCCATCCAGCAGCACAACCTGGCCGTCCAGGCCTTTGCGAACCAGGCCGCCCGTCCTCGTGCCAGGACCGCTGGTGTGCTGGATACTCCGGCCTCCCGCGTTCTTCGCAACTACTACCCCACTCCCTCCAGGCTTGATGAATCCATCACGGCCTCTGACATCCGTGTTTCTGGTGACAAGGAATACGATGATCTTCCGCAAGCCGTTGCTGGGTTGTCGCTTGGTAGGTCCAACAGCCGCAACAATGGCCTCTTGAGCGCCGAAGAACAAGGGCTGGAAGGTCCAACTAGTGCTTTGTGGCTCGGCAGCATccccacatccaccaccacatcgaCCCTGACGGAGATGTTCAAGTCGTACGGACCTATCTTGTCAGCTAGGGTCTTGACTCACAAGAACTGCGGCTTTGTGAACTTTGAACGGGTCGACAGTGCCATCTCCGCCAAGAACACAATGAATGGAAAGGAGATCTTCCCTGGTGCCGGGCCCATTCGCATCAACTTTGCGAAGCCCCCCTCCGCTTCCAACACGCCAGGACATGACGGAGCCATGCCCTCGCCCAGCCCTGATCCGTTTTCCAAGGGCCAGGACAACGCTCAGGGTATGGGCACCGGTGCCCCCGGTGACTCTTCTCCCGCTGCGCTTGTGGGCACTGCGACGCCGACCGTGCCCCCTCTTGCTGAGATGACCGGTGATATTCTCAAAATTGTTGTCCAGTTTGGGGCGACTGAGGAAGACAAGTACAACATCTCGGCTAGCCTCCAGCGGGCGATCCAGTACGGCGAGTTCGTTGACGAAATCCCTCCCATCAAGGAACCTGCGCACACCAGAATCCACGATGCGCCCAAGCTCCGGGATATCCGCAAAAGGATTGACAACCAGGCCTTGTCCCAGGCCGAGATCGAGAGCATTGCCGTTGACATGCTTCCCGAGATTGCCGAGCTTTCTTCGGATTACCTTGGCAACACGGTCGTCCAGAAGCTCTTCGAGCACTGCTCTGATGATGTTCGCGATCAGATGCTGGCCGAGATCGCGCCGCACATGGCCGAGATTGGCGTCCACAAGAACGGAACCTGGGCTGCGCAGAAGATTATCGAAGTGTGTAAGACACCGCACCAGATGAACCTCATTGTGCAGCACTTGCGCCCTTACACGATCCCTCTGTTCTTGGATCAGTACGGCAACTACGTCCTCCAGGGCTGCCTGAAGTTTGGAAGTCCCCACAACGACTTCATCTTTGAGACCATGCTGAGCAGAATGTGGGAGGCGGCGCAGGGACGATATGGAGCTCGCGCCATGCGGGCTTGTCTGGAGAGCCACCATGCCACCAAGGACCAGCAGAGGCTGCTTGCTGCCGCCATTGCTCTCCACAGTGTCCAGCTTGCGACCAATGCCAACGGTGCGCTGCTCTTGACCTGGTTCCTGGACACCTGCACCTTCCCACAGAGACGCACAGTTCTCTCGCCCCAGCTTGTGCCCTACTTGGTCAATCTGTGCACCCACAAGGTTGCTTACCTGACGGTCCTCAAGGTTATCAACCAGAAGGCCGAGGGAGACGCCAGAGACACCGTTCTCAAGGcgctcttcttcacccccaatGATCAGGTTTTGGAGGCGATCCTGAGCGACCACGCCTGCGGAGCCACCTTGATTTTCAAGGTGCTCACCACGCCCTTCTTTGACGAGACAATCCGCAGCCAGGTAGTCGAGACGGTCAAGAATGTGTTGATTCGCATCAAGGCCCAGCCGGGACAGGGTTACAAGCGGCTGATGGATGAAGTTGGACTGTCCACCCGCagcggtggaggcggcggaaaCAGCGCCTCTCGCGATCACAGCAATGACAACAGGCAACGACCAGGCTCGAGACAGACCCCCGGCAACgctcagcaccaccagcaaccgcagcaggctcaacaagctcagcagcagcagcagcaaggtgGACAGTACAACGGCAATGCCGCTCCTCAGTACTACAACCATCTCAATGCCCCTGCTGGCGTTCCTGGTTACGACATGGCATATGGAGTTCCCCGtggcgagggggttgatgccGGCTTGACCCAGCAGTTCCCAACCTTCCAGCAGGGAGCCATGTACAATGCACCAAACACGCCCATGGCACCCGCCTCCATCCAGCAGATGCAGTACCAGCAGGCCATGATGCGGGGAGGGCCGCCCATGAGCAACTACTACTCTGCCGCAGTCCCTGCTGGCTTCAACGGGTACCAGGACCAGTACCGTAACACCGGTAGCCCGATCCAGCCCCCGAGCGCTCAGCTGTCGAACGTCCCCGGACAGGCGCCATTCCCTCCGGCCCCCGGATTCGGCATGAACATGAGTTATGGCTATGGTGGCCAGGGACAGATGCCACCCAACATGGGATACATGCCGCCGCAGGAGCAAGGCAATAACAGCCGACGTGGACGT AGATGA